The following are from one region of the Angustibacter sp. Root456 genome:
- a CDS encoding MFS transporter — MSAQTLASRPATPPGPAPQPTGRVAASSGFILGVVLIAQLMVVLDASIVNVALPDMARVLHLSQTGLSWVMNAYTLAFGGLLLLGARAGDLFGRRRVFLAGMLVFTAASFVGGLATTGEWLIASRAVQGVGAALAAPAVLALLTVSVPEGRERNRALGLFTAVSIGGAAIGLVAGGMLVEWVSWRWVMYVNVPIGIGVIIAAALVLPETPRHRGRVDVEGAITSTLGMTSLVYGFVSAADRGWSHVVTLGSFVAAAVLLVGFVLLERRAQAPITPPALFRDVTRSAAFVGRITLVAGMMGMFFFMTQLLQEVVGYSPLRAGLAFLPVPVGVFLASQVAARRVVDRIGPRRTMVLGALVSASSVFWLSHTSADTAYWAIAVPLFFMGVGNGTVFVPLTAAALQGVRPQEAGAASGLVNVSQQVGSTLGLAVLVTVFASAARSAASTASSGAAHASDVFVAGADRALLVASLLIFTTSVVAMATHRGPWRRRPRVAVPSPGVSPRMTRRSRSAARLSPTSPSRGAGYEGTRRRGMGCGTERNGGAGVGRHRLRRPPRARAAPRSVQLRRHRRRAVRRRADRRLPRPHRPDQRRPGRPPRRPPRRHQERVEPVHRRLLRLDPQGLRRLRRPARLHARRQRVDGLPPAEQRRLRPARAARGGAQRVLRPAGS; from the coding sequence GTGTCAGCCCAGACCCTCGCTTCACGCCCGGCCACGCCGCCGGGCCCGGCGCCGCAGCCCACCGGCCGCGTCGCCGCCTCGTCGGGGTTCATCCTCGGCGTCGTCCTGATCGCCCAGCTCATGGTCGTGCTCGACGCGAGCATCGTGAACGTCGCGCTGCCCGACATGGCGCGCGTGCTGCACCTGTCGCAGACCGGCCTGTCGTGGGTGATGAACGCCTACACCCTCGCCTTCGGTGGCCTGCTGCTGCTCGGCGCCCGCGCCGGCGACCTGTTCGGTCGCCGTCGCGTCTTCCTCGCGGGCATGCTCGTCTTCACCGCCGCCTCCTTCGTCGGCGGCCTCGCCACCACGGGGGAGTGGCTCATCGCCTCGCGCGCCGTGCAGGGCGTCGGCGCGGCGCTCGCGGCGCCGGCCGTGCTGGCGCTGCTCACCGTGAGCGTCCCCGAAGGTCGCGAGCGCAACCGCGCCCTCGGCCTGTTCACCGCCGTCTCCATCGGCGGTGCCGCCATCGGCCTGGTCGCCGGCGGCATGCTCGTCGAGTGGGTCTCGTGGCGCTGGGTGATGTACGTCAACGTGCCCATCGGCATCGGCGTGATCATCGCGGCCGCTCTCGTGCTGCCCGAGACGCCGCGCCACCGCGGCCGCGTGGACGTCGAAGGTGCCATCACCTCGACCCTCGGCATGACCTCCCTCGTCTACGGCTTCGTCAGCGCCGCCGACCGCGGCTGGAGCCACGTCGTCACCCTCGGGTCGTTCGTCGCGGCAGCGGTGCTGCTCGTCGGGTTCGTCCTGCTCGAGCGCCGCGCACAGGCGCCGATCACGCCGCCGGCGCTGTTCCGCGACGTCACCCGCTCGGCTGCCTTCGTCGGCCGCATCACGCTCGTGGCCGGGATGATGGGCATGTTCTTCTTCATGACTCAGCTGCTGCAGGAGGTCGTGGGCTACTCGCCGCTGCGCGCAGGCCTGGCGTTCCTGCCCGTGCCGGTGGGCGTGTTCCTCGCCTCGCAGGTGGCGGCGCGCCGAGTCGTCGACCGCATCGGCCCTCGCCGCACCATGGTGCTGGGAGCGCTCGTGTCGGCGTCCAGCGTGTTCTGGCTGAGCCACACCTCCGCCGACACCGCCTACTGGGCGATCGCCGTCCCGCTGTTCTTCATGGGCGTCGGCAACGGCACGGTGTTCGTGCCGCTGACAGCGGCTGCGCTGCAGGGTGTGCGGCCGCAGGAGGCGGGCGCGGCGTCCGGCCTGGTGAACGTGTCGCAGCAGGTGGGCTCGACCCTCGGGCTCGCCGTGCTGGTCACGGTGTTCGCCTCGGCCGCGCGCAGCGCGGCGTCCACCGCGTCGAGCGGCGCCGCCCACGCGAGCGACGTGTTCGTCGCGGGGGCCGACCGGGCGCTGCTCGTGGCGTCCCTGCTCATCTTCACGACCTCGGTCGTGGCGATGGCCACCCACCGGGGGCCGTGGCGGCGTCGTCCGCGCGTCGCCGTCCCTTCACCCGGTGTGAGCCCGCGCATGACGCGGCGTTCACGCTCTGCCGCAAGGCTCTCGCCGACATCCCCGTCGAGAGGAGCAGGGTATGAAGGTACGCGCCGCCGTGGCATGGGCTGCGGCACTGAGCGCAACGGCGGTGCTGGCGTCGGCCGCCACCGCCTCCGCCGACCCCCGAGAGCACGAGCCGCGCCGCGGTCCGTTCAGCTTCGCCGTCATAGGCGACGTGCCGTACGGCGACGCGCAGATCGCCGCCTTCCCCGACCGCATCGCCCAGATCAACGCCGACCCGGACGTCCGCCTCGTCGACCACCTCGGCGACATCAAGAGCGGGTCGAGCCAGTGCACCGACGCCTACTTCGCCTTGATCCGCAAGGACTTCGACGGCTTCGCCGACCCGCTCGTCTACACGCCCGGCGACAACGAGTGGACGGACTGCCACCGGCCGAACAACGGCGGCTACGACCCGCTCGAGCGGCTCGCGGCGGTGCGCAGCGTGTTCTTCGACCGGCCGGGTCGTAG
- a CDS encoding TetR/AcrR family transcriptional regulator, whose translation MSTGTRTGNGTSVVPERPLRADARRNYEQIVAAAREALREQGAAASLEDIARRAGVGIGTLYRRFPTRLALLEAVYREDVDGLRTHTDELMQQDDPWAAVEAWVQHFLDYASTKRALFAELVDAIGRDSELLTYSRSVITATAEQVLQRAREAGVVRADVEPADLTRLIGGCSMMGPVEPDQADRVVSIVLAGIRA comes from the coding sequence GTGAGCACCGGCACTCGCACCGGCAACGGCACCTCCGTGGTGCCCGAGCGCCCGCTGCGCGCCGACGCTCGCCGCAACTACGAGCAGATCGTGGCCGCGGCGCGCGAGGCGCTGCGCGAGCAAGGCGCAGCGGCGTCGCTGGAGGACATCGCCCGGCGGGCCGGCGTCGGCATCGGCACGCTGTACCGCCGCTTCCCCACGCGGCTGGCCCTGCTCGAGGCGGTCTACCGCGAGGACGTCGACGGCCTGCGCACCCACACCGACGAGCTGATGCAGCAGGACGACCCCTGGGCCGCCGTCGAGGCCTGGGTGCAGCACTTCCTCGACTACGCCTCGACCAAGCGCGCGCTGTTCGCCGAGCTGGTCGACGCCATCGGACGCGACTCCGAGCTGCTCACCTACTCGCGGTCCGTCATCACCGCCACGGCCGAGCAGGTGCTGCAGCGGGCGCGTGAGGCGGGTGTCGTGCGGGCCGACGTCGAGCCCGCCGACCTCACCCGGCTCATCGGCGGCTGCTCGATGATGGGGCCGGTCGAGCCCGACCAGGCCGACCGCGTCGTCAGCATCGTGCTGGCGGGCATCCGCGCCTGA
- a CDS encoding DNA-formamidopyrimidine glycosylase family protein has protein sequence MPELPEVESARQVIERHALGRRIVDVDDSDTYECRPHRPGDLRVALVGRELLAAHRRGKSMWCETSGTAADPRPGPHLGIHLGMSGKVVVAEPDGVETDGGDYWERGRTAGDERFTRFAMTFDDGGRLLLLDPRRLGRVRLDPEVHLLGPDAATITLREFRAALARGTAPVKARLLDQTALAGVGNLLADQALWQARLHPRRRVDELTDDEVRVLHRAVRSAVQTAQRGGGVHTLRLLPFRAAGAACPRDGAPMVRGTVGGRTTWWCSAEQD, from the coding sequence GTGCCCGAGCTGCCCGAGGTCGAGTCCGCCCGGCAGGTGATCGAGCGGCACGCACTGGGGCGGCGGATCGTCGACGTCGACGACTCCGACACCTACGAGTGCCGCCCGCACCGCCCTGGCGACCTGCGCGTCGCGCTCGTCGGTCGCGAGCTCCTCGCCGCGCACCGCCGCGGCAAGAGCATGTGGTGCGAGACGTCCGGCACGGCCGCCGACCCCCGGCCCGGCCCGCACCTCGGCATCCACCTCGGCATGTCGGGCAAGGTGGTCGTCGCCGAGCCGGATGGCGTCGAGACCGACGGTGGTGACTACTGGGAGCGCGGTCGCACGGCGGGCGACGAGCGCTTCACGCGCTTCGCGATGACCTTCGACGACGGCGGCCGCTTGCTGCTGCTCGACCCGCGCCGCCTCGGCCGGGTGCGGCTCGACCCCGAGGTGCACCTGCTCGGTCCCGACGCCGCCACGATCACCTTGCGCGAGTTCCGGGCGGCGCTCGCACGCGGCACGGCGCCGGTCAAGGCGCGGCTGCTCGACCAGACGGCACTGGCCGGAGTCGGCAACCTGCTGGCCGACCAGGCGCTGTGGCAGGCCAGGCTGCACCCGCGCCGGCGCGTCGACGAGCTCACGGACGACGAGGTGCGGGTGCTGCACCGCGCGGTGCGCTCCGCCGTCCAGACGGCCCAGCGTGGCGGCGGCGTCCACACGCTGCGGCTGCTGCCCTTCCGGGCCGCCGGGGCCGCCTGCCCGCGCGACGGCGCGCCCATGGTGCGTGGCACGGTCGGCGGGCGCACGACGTGGTGGTGCTCTGCCGAGCAGGACTGA
- a CDS encoding response regulator transcription factor codes for MTSVVIADDQELVRSGLELVLSARGIDVVGLAADGREAVEVVRRTGPDVVLMDIRMPVLDGIAATAAITATATSTVTATQSAPRVLVLTTYDVDAYVYAALKAGASGFLLKASAPDLLAEGVRTVADGGSLLAPSVTRRLIEEYVDRPPPVVGVPPELRGLTERELEVLSLVARGLSNDEVARRLVVAESTVKTHVNRVLAKLGVTSRVQLVVLAYECGLVRAGGAGSGPAAGRRRS; via the coding sequence ATGACCTCGGTGGTGATCGCCGACGACCAGGAGCTCGTCCGCTCAGGGCTCGAGCTCGTCCTGTCGGCTCGCGGGATCGACGTCGTCGGCCTGGCCGCCGACGGACGCGAGGCGGTCGAGGTGGTGCGCCGCACCGGGCCCGACGTCGTGCTCATGGACATCCGCATGCCGGTGCTCGACGGCATCGCCGCCACCGCGGCGATCACGGCGACGGCCACGTCGACGGTCACGGCGACGCAGAGTGCGCCGCGGGTGCTCGTGCTCACCACCTACGACGTCGACGCCTACGTCTACGCGGCGCTGAAGGCAGGGGCGTCGGGTTTCCTGCTGAAGGCGAGCGCACCCGACCTGCTCGCCGAGGGCGTGCGCACCGTGGCGGACGGTGGGTCGCTGCTCGCGCCGTCGGTGACCCGCCGGCTGATCGAGGAGTACGTCGACCGGCCGCCCCCCGTGGTGGGCGTTCCGCCGGAGCTGCGAGGTCTCACCGAGCGCGAGCTGGAGGTGCTCTCGCTCGTGGCCCGCGGGCTGTCGAACGACGAGGTCGCCCGGCGGCTCGTGGTGGCCGAGAGCACCGTGAAGACCCACGTCAACCGCGTGCTGGCCAAGCTGGGCGTCACCAGCCGCGTGCAGCTCGTCGTGCTGGCCTACGAGTGCGGGCTGGTGCGGGCCGGCGGGGCCGGGTCAGGACCGGCAGCGGGTCGACGCCGCAGCTAG